A genomic region of Trypanosoma brucei brucei TREU927 chromosome 3, complete sequence contains the following coding sequences:
- a CDS encoding variant surface glycoprotein (VSG), putative — translation MKAITTTIGTLWILSAHWTKADTNAADNEPDFTVLCSVLDVATGKPALNDIPTKWRNLRQQLTDINISLSTGDWTKHLLDTDGNVQEWTKAQQAGKLPEDWATEWPAWAAAAKRSAKGGETHDKLQASGIPSLDAEQRKEAAQLIKHLLNSTQPLMDALQGVETAEAATTAAALAATLDQSVYGDKPEAHPGKQASAAVRRTATRGICASGAKIGTSQALADALLCLCWTDTGSPPQGQGSVCRKNLGNTLTSTWDTASATVNAAYAQIKGACKLQTGHTITAANIAEALAAVKHKIAQHKEGGYLGKYEGDFSCDGKNANGVCIKYADFSDKGNKAFEEIEWVKKLRSVETALRKREAAVARVDTLTTALETQTAAAWLIPQRAKSSQQKREGVSPKQHTSTGNGNKQQADQCEAIKKATECKEKQPNCEWQGKNDEDGPHCKVNKTHITKEAAQTGTNRGNEETTTDKCSQAKTSDECAAVKGDIPKDKKSVCGWIEGKCQNSRFPVNKKLTLMVSAFVSIAAF, via the coding sequence ATGAAAGCGattacaacaacaataggGACACTATGGATCCTCTCTGCGCATTGGACAAAAGCAGACACAAATGCAGCGGACAACGAACCAGACTTCACCGTTCTCTGCAGTGTCCTTGACGTAGCTACAGGCAAACCAGCTCTGAACGACATACCAACTAAATGGAGGAACCTCAGACAACAACTCACAGACATCAATATTAGTCTTTCCACAGGAGATTGGACAAAGCACCTACTAGACACTGACGGCAATGTACAAGAGTGGACAAAAGCACAGCAAGCGGGTAAACTGCCAGAGGACTGGGCAACTGAGTGGCCGGCCTGGGCGGCCGCAGCAAAACGCTCAGCAAAAGGCGGCGAAACGCATGACAAACTCCAAGCAAGTGGGATACCGTCATTAGACGCAGAACAGCGAAAAGAAGCTGCTCAACTAATAAAACACTTGCTTAACTCGACACAGCCACTCATGGATGCATTACAAGGCGTCGAAACAGCCGAAGCAGCaaccacagcagcagctcTAGCCGCGACACTAGACCAATCTGTCTATGGCGACAAACCGGAAGCGCACCCAGGGAAACAGGCATCGGCAGCTGTGAGGCGAACCGCGACACGGGGAATCTGTGCCTCAGGTGCAAAAATAGGTACAAGCCAAGCGCTAGCAGATGCCTTGCTTTGCCTTTGCTGGACAGACACAGGATCGCCACCACAAGGTCAAGGGAGCGTCTGCAGAAAGAACCTCGGCAACACTTTGACGTCAACGTGGGACACAGCATCAGCAACCGTCAACGCAGCTTATGCGCAAATAAAAGGGGCATGCAAACTACAAACAGGCCATACAATAACAGCCGCCAATATAGCCGAGGCACTAGCAGCAGTTAAGCACAAAATAGCCCAGCACAAGGAAGGCGGTTACCTCGGCAAATACGAAGGCGACTTCAGCTGCGACGGCAAAAACGCCAACGGAGTCTGCATCAAGTACGCAGACTTTTCTgacaaaggaaacaaagctTTCGAGGAAATAGAATGGGTGAAAAAGCTTCGTTCAGTAGAGACTGCCTTACGCAAGCGAGAAGCAGCGGTGGCACGTGTCGACACTTTAACCACAGCGCTCGAAACGCAAACAGCTGCAGCCTGGCTTATACCACAACGCGCAAAGAGCagccaacaaaaaagggaaggtgttTCCCCAAAACAGCACACATCAACAGGCAATGgcaacaaacaacaagcgGACCAGTGCGAAGCAATAAagaaagcaactgagtgcaaagaaaaacagccAAACTGTGAGTGGCAAGGTAAAAATGACGAGGATGGTCCCCACTGcaaagtaaataaaacacacataacaaaagaagcagctCAAACAGGAACAAAtagaggaaatgaagagacAACAACAGACAAGTGTAGTCAAGCAAAAACCTCTGACGAATGCGCTGCAGTAAAAGGTGATATtccaaaagataaaaaatcTGTTTGCGGATGGATAGAAGGAAAGTGTCAGAATTCACGTTTTcccgtcaataagaaattgacTCTAATGGTTTCTGCATTTGTGAGTATTGCAGCATTTTAG
- a CDS encoding variant surface glycoprotein (VSG, atypical), putative, which translates to MSQLREEKSEKMRYSALHSCLWVMFLLLFHALNVDGNSKGAIQGAKWKPLCTLTADANKVYNRALKLQILITDYTKAATKLAVEAVAAAQKMQNAEAHAAAIGLVAEIREQLKSKQPEIARCYKVAVETPAFIGYTHGRIAEFLEIMGHNRGASNYGYLAQLSSPTSPATDAATAQLSSCKIKPHDITEGPEETEVLTKKGFVGMDHGTGLVDGVLTSSCNEHCVLTSATATALNSDTGPQEDIPFTNGYILKHQTNTARSSQLINSLSKQAKGLPNKGQNQQYVRLWDKYVQLEGCETSFKAGFSKPEAQTLKQSVAVLTALKNIIDNESGEYDLSKDGEQIKTVAEKLFKHGEDNYPEKLYKEAQAKTLRKTLMAGNTATSLTNLETPIDLQIAQMYYTQRKIDGFIAKLKEAEEQLSKDKLGDYGAAAAEHACNKLDGEQKCNTDKKCSYETASDGTNKCTYNASKAKANNVPVAPTQTESAKKTTKKCKGKKKDDCKSPDCKWEGETCKDFSFLVNTKSTLMAATFLSFFKIFHPLFPC; encoded by the coding sequence ATGAGCCAGctaagggaagagaaaagtgaaaaaatgcGGTATTCAGCACTGCACAGTTGCCTCTGGGTCATGTTTCTCTTACTTTTTCATGCACTAAATGTGGACGGCAATTCAAAAGGCGCAATCCAAGGCGCAAAGTGGAAACCGCTATGCACGCTAACCGCGGATGCAAACAAAGTGTATAACCGTGCACTCAAGCTCCAAATATTAATTACGGACTACACCAAAGCGGCAACAAAGTTGGCTGTAGAAGCAGTCGCAGCGGCACAAAAGATGCAAAACGCAGAGGCACACGCAGCAGCAATAGGACTTGTGGCTGAGATAAGAGAGCAGctgaaaagcaaacaaccaGAAATCGCCAGGTGCTACAAAGTGGCCGTAGAAACACCGGCCTTCATAGGCTACACGCACGGACGGATTGCTGAATTCTTAGAAATAATGGGACACAACAGAGGAGCATCGAACTACGGGTACCTCGCACAACTAAGCTCACCGACGTCGCCAGCAACCGACGCAGCCACTGCACAACTATCGAGCTGCAAAATCAAGCCGCACGACATAACGGAAGGACCCGAAGAGACAGAAGTGCTAACAAAGAAAGGCTTTGTCGGCATGGACCATGGCACGGGCCTCGTCGACGGTGTTCTAACAAGCAGCTGCAACGAACACTGCGTCCTTACGTCAGCCACTGCAACCGCCTTAAACTCAGACACAGGACCGCAGGAAGACATTCCGTTCACCAATGGATATATCCTTaaacaccaaacaaacactgCACGGTCAAGTCAACTCATAAATTCTCTGTCAAAGCAGGCCAAAGGGCTGCCAAACAAGGGACAAAATCAACAATATGTGAGGCTGTGGGACAAGTACGTCCAGCTCGAGGGATGCGAGACGAGCTTCAAGGCAGGGTTTTCCAAGCCCGAAGCACAAACGCTCAAACAGTCAGTAGCAGTATTAACAGCCCTGAAAAACATAATCGACAACGAAAGCGGCGAGTATGACCTGAGCAAAGACGGCGAACAAATCAAGACAGTGGCTGAGAAATTGTTCAAACACGGCGAGGACAACTACCCAGAAAAGCTATACAAGGAAGCACAAGCAAAGACGTTGAGAAAAACACTGATGGCGGGCAACACAGCAACGAGCCTGACGAACCTGGAAACCCCAATAGACTTGCAAATCGCACAAATGTACTATACACAACGCAAGATCGATGGTTTTATCGCAAAACTAAAGGAAGCTGAGGAACAGCTTTCCAAGGATAAACTGGGTGATTATGGAGCAGCCGCAGCAGAACATGCCTGCAATAAACTAGATGGTGAACAAAAATGCAATACTGATAAAAAATGCAGTTACGAAACGGCAAGTGATGGGACAAACAAGTGTACATATAATgcaagcaaagcaaaagcaaacaacGTCCCTGTAGCACCAACTCAAACAGAATCAgctaaaaaaacaacaaagaaatgcaaagggaagaaaaaggatgacTGCAAATCTCCGGATTGTAAGTGGGAGGGTGAAACTTGCAAGGATTTcagttttctcgtcaataCGAAATCGACTCTGATGGCTGCAacttttctgtctttttttaaaatttttcacCCTCTATTTCCTTGCtga